A single genomic interval of Mucilaginibacter robiniae harbors:
- a CDS encoding gamma carbonic anhydrase family protein has protein sequence MPLILPVKDKKPTWGTDCFIADNCTIVGDVTIGDQCSVWFNAVIRGDVNSITIGHHTNIQDGVVVHATYLKAATHIGNYVSVGHNAIVHGCTLHAYVLIGMGAIVMDHAVVESNVIIAAGAVVLENTVCESGYLYAGTPAKKIKPLTEEQVQWLKNLPNNYNLYASWFTI, from the coding sequence ATGCCTCTTATTCTACCTGTAAAAGATAAAAAACCCACTTGGGGAACTGATTGCTTTATTGCTGATAACTGCACTATAGTAGGTGATGTAACCATAGGCGATCAATGCTCGGTGTGGTTCAACGCGGTTATTCGGGGTGATGTAAACAGTATAACTATCGGCCATCATACCAATATACAAGATGGGGTAGTTGTACATGCTACTTATTTGAAAGCAGCTACTCATATCGGGAACTATGTATCGGTAGGGCACAATGCAATTGTACATGGCTGCACCCTGCACGCTTATGTTTTAATAGGTATGGGCGCCATCGTGATGGATCATGCCGTAGTAGAAAGCAATGTTATTATTGCCGCAGGCGCTGTTGTATTGGAAAATACCGTATGTGAATCGGGCTATTTATATGCTGGTACACCTGCCAAAAAAATTAAGCCATTGACCGAAGAACAGGTACAATGGCTTAAAAATCTGCCCAACAATTATAATTTATACGCCAGCTGGTTTACTATATAA
- the nadB gene encoding L-aspartate oxidase has translation MRKNVDFLVVGSGIAGLSFALKAANHGKVLIVTKANEDESNTKYAQGGVAVVVDKNEDSFEKHIEDTLIAGDGLCDEEVVKIVVEEGPERIREIIDYGTNFDKTNEGMYDLAKEGGHSEYRVLHYKDITGFEMERALLEQIHQNPNIEILTHHFAVDLITQHHLGEFVDKSTPDITCYGIYAFNTETKEVETIQSKVTVMASGGAGHIYAVTTNPIIATGDGVAMVYRAKGKVRNMEFIQFHPTALYNPGEYPSFLISEAVRGFGGILKRTNGEEFMQEYDPRKSLAPRDIVARAIDAEIKKSGEDYVYLDVRHKSKQDILAHFPNIYAKCLDIGIDMTKDMIPVAPACHYMCGGVMVNHSGRSSIQQLYACGECSSTGLHGSNRLASNSLLEALVFAHRIYEDAIANFEHCYVPDNIPDWDEKGVQLSDEDILVTHNIREMQKLMNDYVGIVRSDFRLERAMRRLKLLYEETEEFYKRTKLSVKLCELRNLIQVSYIVVKSAMMRKESRGLHYTTDYPKHAEVVEDTVF, from the coding sequence ATGAGGAAAAATGTGGATTTCTTGGTAGTAGGTTCTGGTATTGCCGGATTAAGCTTTGCGCTTAAAGCGGCTAACCATGGTAAGGTTCTGATAGTTACCAAAGCGAACGAAGATGAATCGAATACAAAATATGCACAAGGCGGTGTTGCCGTGGTTGTGGATAAAAATGAGGATTCGTTTGAAAAGCATATTGAAGACACCCTGATAGCCGGTGATGGCTTGTGCGATGAAGAGGTGGTAAAAATTGTAGTGGAAGAAGGGCCCGAACGTATCCGGGAGATTATTGATTATGGTACCAACTTTGATAAAACGAATGAGGGAATGTATGATTTGGCCAAAGAAGGTGGCCACTCCGAATACCGGGTACTGCACTATAAAGATATTACCGGTTTTGAAATGGAGCGCGCCCTGCTGGAACAAATCCATCAAAACCCGAATATTGAAATTTTAACCCACCACTTTGCGGTAGATCTGATTACCCAGCACCACTTGGGTGAATTTGTAGATAAATCGACTCCTGATATTACCTGCTATGGTATTTATGCTTTCAATACCGAAACGAAGGAAGTAGAAACCATTCAATCAAAAGTAACGGTAATGGCCTCAGGTGGCGCCGGTCATATTTATGCTGTTACCACTAACCCGATTATTGCTACGGGTGATGGGGTAGCGATGGTGTACCGTGCCAAAGGTAAAGTGCGGAATATGGAATTTATACAGTTCCATCCAACAGCGTTGTATAATCCGGGTGAATATCCTTCCTTCCTGATCTCGGAAGCCGTTCGTGGTTTTGGCGGTATTTTGAAACGCACCAACGGCGAAGAATTTATGCAGGAGTATGATCCGCGAAAATCATTGGCGCCGCGTGATATTGTAGCTCGGGCTATTGATGCCGAAATCAAAAAATCGGGTGAGGATTATGTGTACTTGGATGTGCGGCACAAAAGCAAGCAGGATATATTAGCCCACTTCCCGAATATTTACGCCAAGTGTTTAGATATTGGTATTGATATGACCAAAGATATGATACCCGTAGCACCGGCTTGCCATTATATGTGTGGCGGTGTAATGGTAAACCATAGCGGTCGGTCATCCATCCAGCAGCTGTATGCCTGCGGCGAGTGTTCATCTACAGGGCTACATGGTTCTAACCGTCTGGCTTCCAATTCTTTACTGGAAGCTTTGGTGTTTGCACACCGTATTTATGAAGATGCTATTGCTAATTTTGAGCACTGCTATGTACCGGATAACATACCCGATTGGGACGAAAAAGGTGTACAGCTTTCTGATGAAGACATTCTGGTAACGCATAACATTCGTGAAATGCAAAAACTCATGAACGACTATGTCGGTATTGTTCGTTCCGACTTTCGTTTAGAACGGGCCATGCGCCGGTTAAAGTTGTTGTATGAAGAAACTGAGGAATTTTACAAACGTACCAAGCTATCGGTTAAATTATGCGAGCTGCGTAACCTCATCCAAGTATCGTATATTGTGGTGAAATCGGCCATGATGCGTAAAGAGAGCAGGGGCTTGCATTATACAACAGATTACCCGAAGCATGCGGAAGTGGTGGAGGATACAGTATTTTAA
- the nadA gene encoding quinolinate synthase NadA, whose amino-acid sequence MLTTDVLEEINVKGFADEYVDPTLDLYDEIEKLKKQKNAVILAHYYQEGDIQDIADYIGDSLGLSQQAAKTDADIIVFAGVHFMAETAKILSPTKKVLLPDIKAGCSLADSCPPHLFRKFKEQYPDHLVITYVNCTAELKAMSDIVCTSSNAVQIVESLPPDQRIIFGPDRNLGAYVAKKTGRDLVLWNGACMVHEIFSREKITRLKERYPNAKILAHPECEETILQLADYIGSTTGILNYATKSPSQEFIVATEAGILHQMVKDNPEKTFIAAPPNNTCACNDCPHMKRNTLEKLYLCLKNEMPEITLPANIIARAVKPIERMLEISAQLGL is encoded by the coding sequence ATGTTGACAACAGACGTTCTGGAAGAAATTAATGTAAAAGGTTTTGCCGACGAGTACGTGGACCCGACACTTGACCTGTACGACGAAATAGAAAAACTGAAAAAGCAAAAGAATGCTGTGATCTTGGCGCACTACTACCAGGAAGGCGACATTCAGGATATAGCCGATTACATTGGCGATAGTTTGGGCCTCTCGCAGCAGGCTGCCAAAACAGATGCCGATATTATTGTATTTGCCGGCGTGCACTTCATGGCGGAAACAGCCAAGATACTTTCGCCTACCAAGAAGGTTTTGCTGCCCGATATTAAAGCAGGCTGCTCACTGGCCGATAGTTGCCCGCCGCACTTGTTCAGGAAATTCAAGGAACAGTATCCCGACCATTTGGTGATTACCTACGTAAACTGTACTGCCGAGCTGAAAGCCATGAGCGATATTGTGTGTACCTCCAGCAATGCCGTACAGATTGTAGAAAGCCTGCCGCCCGATCAGAGGATCATCTTTGGACCCGACCGCAACCTGGGCGCTTATGTAGCCAAAAAAACCGGCCGTGACCTGGTGCTGTGGAACGGTGCCTGCATGGTGCATGAAATTTTTTCGCGCGAGAAGATTACCCGTTTGAAAGAACGCTACCCGAATGCCAAAATTCTGGCTCACCCGGAATGTGAGGAAACGATATTGCAGCTGGCCGACTATATTGGCTCAACTACAGGCATCTTGAACTATGCAACCAAGAGCCCCAGCCAAGAGTTTATTGTAGCTACCGAAGCCGGCATACTACACCAGATGGTAAAAGATAACCCGGAGAAGACCTTTATAGCCGCTCCACCGAATAATACTTGCGCGTGCAATGATTGTCCTCACATGAAAAGAAACACGCTGGAGAAGCTTTATTTATGCCTGAAAAACGAAATGCCTGAAATTACTTTACCGGCCAACATTATTGCCCGCGCCGTAAAGCCTATTGAACGCATGCTGGAGATATCAGCACAGCTGGGATTGTAA
- a CDS encoding DNA/RNA non-specific endonuclease, whose translation MNYKTLLIGLSISLALSSCKKDRNDDSGTNTGTTTPPKPFTITEDFENGTKTSYDVGDVSTITGSWNMDGTLLGTDKSDIKDGKKDVRIQGTKNNAKRNGMLTMNFDVRHLSTISIKSAFTNFSDKQRVSSTVPVPLKATWELQVSKDGGKNFTKMGETVTDADTILITTTYKITDTTAQRFRIVNTSDYNGDNRVRINIDDIVFSGVGESGIVVGGSPDTAPVDTTSSSSATPARGVTVGTDAPPASGDNNNILLGMPSNANNITTTDYLINQGYYVESYNATRGTPNWVSWHLDATNTTQVVGRQDNFAAFSGLPSTFYAVQSNSYSGSGFDRGHNCPSADRTSSANANSATFLMTNMIPQAPNSNQETWANLENYLRAQTTQGYEVYIIMGSYGTGGTGSNGTANTINGGHVTVPSNVWKVAVLIPNGNTDIVRISNTTRVIAVNTPNVNSINSDWTKYIVTVRDIEKATGYNLLSQLPQSVQDAIETSKDSGI comes from the coding sequence ATGAATTATAAAACTCTACTAATTGGTTTATCAATCTCCTTAGCATTAAGCAGTTGTAAGAAAGACCGGAACGATGATTCGGGAACTAACACGGGCACTACTACACCGCCTAAGCCGTTCACCATTACTGAAGATTTTGAAAATGGTACCAAAACCAGCTATGATGTAGGTGATGTAAGTACCATTACCGGCTCCTGGAACATGGATGGTACTTTGCTGGGTACCGATAAAAGCGACATCAAAGACGGCAAGAAAGATGTTCGTATTCAGGGTACTAAGAACAATGCCAAACGTAATGGTATGTTAACCATGAATTTTGATGTAAGGCATTTAAGTACTATCAGCATTAAAAGTGCATTTACCAACTTTTCGGATAAACAACGGGTCAGCTCAACGGTACCTGTACCTTTAAAAGCTACCTGGGAGTTGCAGGTATCTAAAGATGGTGGTAAGAACTTTACCAAAATGGGTGAAACGGTTACCGATGCAGATACTATACTAATTACAACCACTTACAAGATTACAGATACTACGGCTCAGCGCTTCCGTATTGTGAATACATCTGATTATAACGGTGATAACCGTGTACGGATTAATATTGATGACATTGTATTCAGTGGGGTAGGGGAGTCGGGTATCGTAGTAGGCGGCAGTCCGGATACGGCACCAGTTGATACTACCAGTTCATCAAGTGCTACTCCGGCTCGTGGTGTTACTGTAGGTACAGATGCGCCACCTGCCAGCGGCGATAACAACAACATATTACTGGGTATGCCATCTAACGCCAATAACATTACCACCACCGATTATTTGATTAATCAGGGTTATTACGTAGAATCATACAACGCTACACGGGGTACACCAAACTGGGTAAGCTGGCATTTAGATGCTACTAATACTACGCAAGTAGTTGGCCGACAGGATAATTTTGCGGCATTCAGCGGTTTACCCTCTACTTTTTATGCCGTACAAAGCAATAGCTACTCAGGCAGTGGGTTTGATCGTGGCCACAACTGTCCATCAGCCGACCGTACCAGCTCAGCTAATGCCAACTCGGCAACCTTCCTGATGACGAACATGATTCCGCAAGCACCTAATAGTAACCAAGAAACCTGGGCTAACCTGGAGAACTACTTGCGTGCACAAACTACACAAGGTTATGAAGTTTACATTATCATGGGTAGCTACGGTACTGGTGGTACCGGCAGCAATGGTACAGCCAACACTATTAATGGCGGCCATGTAACGGTACCTAGCAATGTTTGGAAAGTAGCGGTGCTGATTCCTAACGGTAATACCGATATTGTACGCATCAGCAACACAACCCGGGTAATTGCTGTAAATACGCCAAACGTGAACTCCATTAATTCAGACTGGACTAAATACATTGTAACCGTACGTGATATTGAAAAAGCTACCGGCTACAACTTATTGTCGCAGTTACCACAATCAGTACAGGACGCGATTGAAACTTCTAAAGACAGTGGTATTTAA
- the thiL gene encoding thiamine-phosphate kinase, with translation MFDNIDKTNINELGEFGLISHLTKNIKLRNTSTLKGVGDDAAVLDAAGKKILVSTDMLLEGIHFDLAYTPLKHLGYKAIQVNLSDICAMNALPTQVTVSIGMSSKYTLEAIEELYEGMYLACNQYNVDIVGGDTTSSKQGLVISVTVIGYADEDTIVYRNTAEEGDLICVSGDLGGAYTGLQLLEREKLIYLENPNIQPDLEGKDYIIERQLKPEARKDIIELLKSVKVKPTAMIDVSDGLASEVLHICTQSNKGCQLYEEKIPIDPMTYDTAREFNLDPTVCALSGGEDYELLFTVKQADYDKIKHDVDISIIGYITEPSAGRNLISKSGQVHELKAQGWNAFKQQQ, from the coding sequence ATGTTCGATAACATAGATAAAACCAACATCAACGAGTTGGGTGAATTTGGCCTGATTTCGCACCTGACGAAAAATATCAAGCTGAGAAATACAAGCACCCTGAAAGGTGTGGGCGATGATGCTGCGGTGCTGGATGCGGCCGGCAAGAAAATACTGGTATCAACCGATATGCTGCTGGAAGGTATTCACTTTGATTTGGCCTATACCCCACTCAAGCATTTAGGTTATAAAGCCATACAGGTAAACCTGAGCGATATTTGCGCTATGAACGCTTTACCTACACAAGTAACCGTATCTATCGGCATGTCGAGCAAATACACGCTGGAGGCTATTGAAGAATTGTATGAAGGCATGTACCTGGCTTGTAACCAGTACAACGTAGATATTGTGGGTGGCGATACTACCTCATCCAAACAAGGATTGGTAATTAGTGTAACCGTTATAGGCTACGCTGATGAAGATACCATAGTGTACCGCAACACCGCCGAAGAAGGTGATTTGATTTGCGTATCGGGCGATTTAGGTGGTGCTTATACCGGTTTGCAACTGCTGGAACGAGAAAAACTGATTTACCTGGAAAACCCCAACATACAGCCCGATCTGGAAGGGAAAGATTACATTATTGAGCGCCAGTTGAAACCGGAAGCTCGTAAAGATATTATTGAACTGCTGAAAAGTGTGAAGGTAAAGCCTACCGCCATGATTGATGTATCGGACGGGTTGGCTTCCGAAGTATTGCATATTTGTACCCAAAGCAATAAAGGTTGCCAGCTGTATGAAGAAAAAATACCGATTGACCCGATGACGTATGATACCGCCCGCGAGTTCAATCTGGATCCTACCGTTTGCGCGCTAAGTGGCGGTGAAGATTATGAGCTGCTGTTTACCGTAAAACAAGCCGACTATGACAAGATTAAGCACGATGTGGATATCAGCATCATCGGCTATATTACAGAGCCCTCAGCAGGTCGTAATTTGATTTCTAAAAGCGGACAGGTACACGAGCTGAAAGCCCAGGGCTGGAATGCCTTCAAGCAGCAGCAGTAA
- a CDS encoding 5-formyltetrahydrofolate cyclo-ligase — translation MPPFLEAFLFNKTFKLLASLTLTKAELRKLFINKRKQLSLAEYGDLNQKLLLQFTQLDLQGVHCIHLFLPIHERKEPDTFLMREWLSNHHPQITQVFPKANFADYTMQNFADDAQLELATNAFGIPEPVNGNKIETTTIDLILIPLLAFDLKGYRVGYGKGFYDRFIAQCRPDVRLVGISLFEPIEVVMDVNEFDQKMQQCITPNKIYIF, via the coding sequence ATGCCTCCTTTTTTGGAGGCATTTTTGTTTAATAAGACCTTTAAACTTTTAGCTTCTCTTACCTTGACCAAAGCAGAACTTCGTAAATTGTTCATCAACAAGCGTAAGCAGCTATCACTGGCTGAATACGGAGATTTGAATCAGAAGCTATTACTGCAATTTACGCAACTGGATTTGCAGGGGGTACATTGCATTCATTTGTTTTTACCTATTCATGAACGCAAGGAGCCAGATACTTTTTTGATGCGTGAATGGTTATCCAACCATCATCCGCAAATTACCCAGGTATTTCCAAAAGCGAACTTTGCTGATTATACCATGCAGAACTTTGCCGATGATGCTCAATTGGAATTAGCTACGAATGCTTTCGGCATCCCGGAACCGGTTAATGGCAATAAAATTGAAACTACAACCATTGATTTGATATTGATTCCTTTACTGGCTTTTGATTTAAAAGGATATAGGGTAGGGTATGGTAAAGGCTTTTATGATCGTTTTATTGCCCAGTGCCGGCCTGATGTACGTTTGGTCGGTATATCGCTTTTCGAACCGATTGAAGTAGTAATGGACGTAAATGAATTCGATCAGAAAATGCAGCAATGCATTACACCCAATAAAATTTATATTTTTTAG
- the efp gene encoding elongation factor P, giving the protein MAKASDIKNGNILRFNGELVQVEEFIHRTPGNLRAFYQARMRNVKTGKLVEYRFRTDEEVNIARVETNDYQYLYEDGNDLVVMDNNTYEQFNIPKFLFGNAVKFLKEGVNVIIAFESDEPIMAQAPASVELEITYSEPAVKGDTSTNALKAATVETGAEIRVPLFINQGDKVKVDTATGAYMERVKS; this is encoded by the coding sequence ATGGCAAAAGCATCAGATATTAAAAACGGAAATATACTTCGCTTTAACGGGGAGTTAGTGCAGGTAGAAGAATTTATACACCGTACGCCGGGTAACCTGCGTGCTTTTTACCAAGCTCGTATGCGCAACGTAAAAACCGGTAAGCTAGTTGAATACCGGTTCCGTACCGACGAGGAGGTAAACATTGCCCGCGTTGAAACCAATGATTACCAGTATTTATACGAAGATGGTAATGATTTGGTAGTAATGGATAACAACACTTACGAACAGTTTAACATACCTAAATTCTTGTTTGGCAATGCGGTTAAGTTCCTGAAAGAAGGCGTGAACGTAATTATCGCTTTTGAAAGTGATGAACCCATCATGGCCCAGGCTCCGGCTTCGGTTGAATTAGAAATTACCTATTCAGAACCTGCTGTTAAAGGTGATACTTCAACCAACGCTTTGAAAGCAGCTACTGTTGAAACCGGTGCTGAAATACGTGTGCCATTGTTCATCAACCAAGGCGATAAAGTAAAAGTTGATACTGCCACCGGCGCTTACATGGAGCGGGTAAAAAGTTAA
- a CDS encoding ABC transporter ATP-binding protein, whose protein sequence is MSITLENAGRRFNRDWIFRKISYTFQTGDSYAILGPNGSGKSTILQLLNGSLSPSEGKVSFLSAAKPIEAEHIFRYLSLAAPYLELIEDFTLNEVIDFHFKFKNWLPDLDKGKLIDLLGMQPHRNKLVRYFSSGMKQRLKLALAFGSATPILMLDEPTSNLDTQGVAWYLNLIEQFTANRLLIVCSNQEQEYSFCHHRLHITDYK, encoded by the coding sequence ATTAGCATAACCCTGGAAAATGCCGGCCGCCGATTTAACCGCGACTGGATTTTCAGGAAAATCAGCTACACTTTCCAAACAGGTGATAGTTATGCTATTTTGGGTCCTAATGGTTCTGGTAAATCTACCATACTACAACTACTTAACGGCAGTTTAAGTCCGTCAGAAGGTAAAGTTAGCTTTTTAAGTGCTGCTAAACCTATAGAGGCTGAACATATCTTCCGTTACCTCAGCCTGGCTGCTCCTTATCTGGAGCTGATTGAAGATTTTACATTGAATGAGGTTATCGACTTTCATTTTAAATTTAAAAACTGGTTACCCGATTTGGATAAAGGTAAATTGATTGATTTACTAGGTATGCAGCCGCATCGAAATAAATTGGTCAGGTACTTTTCATCAGGTATGAAACAGCGGCTTAAGCTGGCTCTGGCTTTTGGTTCGGCTACACCTATACTGATGCTGGATGAACCAACTTCCAACTTGGATACCCAAGGCGTCGCCTGGTACTTGAACCTGATTGAGCAGTTTACTGCTAACCGCCTGCTTATTGTTTGCTCTAACCAGGAGCAGGAATACAGCTTTTGCCATCATCGGCTACACATTACCGACTACAAGTAA
- the lpxA gene encoding acyl-ACP--UDP-N-acetylglucosamine O-acyltransferase, translating to MIQPLAYIHPQAKIANNVVIDPFVTIHKDVEIGEGTWIGSNVTIMDGARIGKNCRIFPGAVISAIPQDLKFKGENTQAVLGDNTTIRECVTINRGTKDRWRTEVGSNCLLMAYCHVAHDCVIGDNCIFSNNTTIAGHVTIGNYVVLAGMVAIHQFCNIGSHTFVTGGSLVRKDVPPYVKAAREPLSYAGINSVGLRRRGFSDDKINEIQDIYRTLFIKNSNVTKAMAIIEADFRPTEERDEILNFIQSSQRGIMKGFGNS from the coding sequence ATGATTCAGCCATTAGCTTACATACACCCCCAAGCAAAAATTGCCAACAATGTGGTAATTGATCCTTTTGTTACCATACATAAAGACGTTGAAATTGGCGAAGGCACCTGGATTGGTTCAAACGTTACCATTATGGATGGTGCTCGCATTGGTAAAAACTGCCGCATATTTCCGGGCGCGGTTATCTCTGCTATTCCGCAGGATTTAAAATTTAAAGGTGAGAATACGCAGGCTGTTCTGGGTGATAATACCACCATCCGCGAATGTGTAACCATAAACCGAGGCACCAAAGATCGCTGGAGAACCGAAGTTGGCAGCAACTGCCTGCTTATGGCTTATTGCCACGTAGCTCATGATTGTGTAATTGGTGATAACTGCATTTTTTCAAACAACACCACCATTGCCGGGCATGTTACCATTGGTAATTACGTTGTGCTGGCGGGTATGGTAGCTATACATCAGTTTTGCAATATAGGCTCGCATACCTTTGTTACCGGCGGTTCGCTGGTGCGTAAGGATGTGCCACCTTATGTAAAAGCAGCCCGTGAACCTTTATCGTATGCCGGTATCAATTCGGTAGGTCTGCGTCGCCGGGGCTTTAGCGATGATAAAATTAACGAGATACAGGATATTTACCGTACCCTGTTTATTAAAAACAGCAACGTAACCAAAGCTATGGCCATTATTGAAGCTGATTTCAGGCCGACAGAGGAACGTGATGAGATTTTGAATTTTATTCAAAGCTCACAACGCGGCATTATGAAAGGCTTTGGCAATAGCTAG
- a CDS encoding bifunctional UDP-3-O-[3-hydroxymyristoyl] N-acetylglucosamine deacetylase/3-hydroxyacyl-ACP dehydratase, which translates to MNVKQRTIKTSVAVSGTGLHTGESVTMTFNPAPENHGFKFRRIDLEGSPVIDADVDNVTDTSRGTTISQNGASVSTVEHVLAALVGLEIDNVLIDLNGPETPIMDGSSMFFVDALQEAGYQDQDADREYYHIPYNIHYSETDRKVEMVAMPLDDDYRFTCMVDYNSPVLGTQHATISSITEFKKEIASCRTFCFLHELEMLLKHNLIKGGDINNAIVVVDKHVDEAELAHLATLFNRKDINIAPQGILNNIELRHQNEPARHKLLDMIGDLALVGVPLRGHIMAARPGHAANVAFAKKIKALIKKERSRKHIKVYNPNAKAIYDTVQIMNILPHRPPMLLVDKIIELTKTHVVGVKSVTMNEPFFPGHFPGAPVMPGVLQVEAMAQTGGILVLNTVPDPENYLTLFLKIENARFKEKVLPGDTLIFRCDLSAPIRRGIAQMKGIGMVGEKVVVEAELMAQIVKYKES; encoded by the coding sequence ATGAACGTGAAGCAGAGAACTATTAAAACATCGGTTGCCGTATCGGGCACAGGGTTGCATACCGGCGAAAGCGTAACCATGACTTTTAACCCAGCGCCTGAAAACCATGGGTTTAAATTCAGAAGGATTGATTTGGAAGGATCGCCCGTTATTGATGCCGACGTTGATAATGTAACCGATACCTCAAGAGGTACCACCATAAGCCAGAATGGCGCCAGTGTAAGTACGGTTGAACACGTGCTTGCTGCTTTGGTAGGTCTGGAAATTGATAATGTGCTGATTGATCTAAACGGACCGGAAACACCAATCATGGATGGCAGTTCTATGTTCTTTGTAGATGCTTTGCAGGAAGCCGGTTATCAAGATCAGGATGCTGACCGCGAGTATTACCACATCCCGTACAATATTCATTACTCTGAAACCGACCGTAAGGTAGAAATGGTAGCCATGCCGCTGGATGATGATTACCGCTTTACCTGTATGGTTGATTATAACTCGCCGGTATTGGGTACGCAACATGCTACCATATCATCCATTACCGAGTTTAAAAAAGAAATTGCCAGCTGCCGTACCTTCTGCTTTTTGCACGAGTTAGAAATGCTGTTAAAGCACAACCTGATTAAAGGCGGCGATATTAATAATGCTATAGTAGTAGTTGATAAGCATGTAGATGAAGCCGAACTGGCGCATCTGGCTACGCTATTTAATCGTAAAGATATTAATATAGCGCCGCAAGGCATCCTGAATAATATTGAACTACGCCATCAGAATGAGCCTGCCCGTCATAAACTGTTAGATATGATTGGCGACTTGGCTTTAGTTGGCGTTCCGCTACGCGGCCATATTATGGCTGCTCGACCCGGCCATGCAGCTAACGTAGCATTTGCTAAAAAAATTAAAGCTTTGATTAAAAAAGAGCGTAGCCGCAAGCACATTAAGGTATATAACCCGAACGCCAAAGCGATATATGATACCGTTCAGATTATGAATATTTTGCCACACCGGCCGCCTATGCTGCTGGTTGACAAAATTATCGAGCTGACCAAAACTCACGTAGTAGGGGTAAAATCGGTAACCATGAATGAGCCTTTCTTCCCAGGCCATTTTCCCGGAGCACCGGTAATGCCAGGCGTATTGCAGGTAGAAGCTATGGCGCAAACCGGCGGCATACTGGTATTAAACACCGTACCAGACCCTGAAAACTACCTGACACTGTTCTTGAAAATTGAGAATGCCCGCTTTAAAGAAAAAGTATTGCCAGGCGATACGCTGATATTCCGTTGCGATTTAAGCGCACCTATACGCCGTGGTATAGCTCAAATGAAAGGCATTGGCATGGTAGGCGAAAAGGTTGTTGTAGAAGCTGAGTTGATGGCGCAGATTGTAAAGTATAAAGAATCATGA